The following proteins are encoded in a genomic region of Stutzerimonas balearica DSM 6083:
- the sfsA gene encoding DNA/RNA nuclease SfsA produces MRYPQPLETGTLVRRYKRFFADVLTDGGEPLCIHCPNTGSMLNCMGEGARVWFSRHNDARRKLPGTWELVQTPHGRLACVNTARANRLVEEALLAGVIAELDGFTALRREVAYGQENSRVDFQLSFPRGEVYVEVKSVTLGFADDPIAAFPDAVTARGARHLRELAAQARAGVRAVLLYCVNLTDVEAVRAAREIDPAYHAALQDARAAGVEVLAYAAELSPEEIRLARRVPVLL; encoded by the coding sequence ATGCGTTACCCGCAGCCGCTCGAGACGGGCACGTTGGTTCGTCGTTACAAGCGCTTCTTCGCCGACGTGCTGACCGATGGCGGCGAGCCGTTGTGCATCCACTGCCCCAACACCGGTTCGATGCTCAACTGCATGGGGGAGGGCGCGCGCGTATGGTTTTCCCGTCATAACGATGCGCGTCGCAAGCTGCCGGGCACCTGGGAGCTGGTGCAGACACCACATGGGCGCCTGGCTTGCGTGAATACGGCGCGGGCCAATCGGCTGGTCGAAGAAGCGCTGCTCGCCGGTGTGATCGCCGAGCTGGATGGCTTTACCGCGCTGCGGCGGGAGGTCGCTTATGGCCAGGAAAACAGCCGAGTGGACTTTCAGTTGAGCTTTCCCCGTGGCGAGGTCTACGTGGAAGTCAAAAGCGTCACGCTTGGGTTTGCCGACGACCCGATCGCAGCCTTTCCCGATGCGGTCACCGCGCGGGGGGCGCGGCACCTGCGAGAGCTCGCGGCCCAGGCGCGTGCGGGTGTCCGGGCGGTGCTGCTGTACTGCGTGAATCTGACTGACGTCGAGGCGGTCCGCGCCGCCCGGGAGATCGATCCGGCTTACCATGCGGCGCTGCAGGATGCGCGGGCGGCCGGCGTCGAGGTGCTCGCCTATGCGGCGGAGCTGTCTCCCGAGGAAATCCGCCTGGCGCGGCGGGTGCCGGTGCTCCTCTGA
- the rfbD gene encoding dTDP-4-dehydrorhamnose reductase produces the protein MRILVCGASGQVGRELVERAAAFGMTAIGRSRQQLDIGCPVQIERDLWQLQPQLIINAAAYTHVDHAETEVEQAFAVNRDGPRHLAEAAARAGIPLLHLSTDYVFAGDGRAPYRESDPTRPTGVYGASKLAGEDAIRECLDRHLILRTSWVYGVHGRNFVKTMLRLGGERDALGVVSDQMGGPTAAGSIAEVLLELARRYGREGSLAWGLYHYSGSPSCSWYEFAEEIFRQAGRIGLLAQLPQVSPIATLDYPTPAQRPAWSVLDCSRLEQAFGIAQRDWRQDLADVLERLSMASARSAHASLA, from the coding sequence ATGCGGATTCTGGTATGTGGCGCGAGCGGGCAGGTCGGCCGCGAGCTGGTCGAGAGGGCGGCGGCGTTCGGCATGACGGCGATCGGGCGAAGCCGCCAGCAGCTCGATATCGGCTGCCCGGTACAGATCGAGCGTGATCTCTGGCAGCTTCAGCCTCAACTGATCATCAATGCGGCCGCCTATACGCATGTCGATCATGCCGAGACGGAGGTCGAGCAGGCCTTCGCCGTCAATCGAGACGGCCCGCGCCACCTGGCCGAGGCTGCTGCGCGCGCCGGCATTCCGCTGCTGCATCTGTCCACCGATTATGTCTTCGCCGGTGATGGTCGAGCGCCCTATCGCGAGAGCGACCCCACGCGACCTACCGGCGTCTACGGTGCCAGCAAGCTGGCCGGCGAAGATGCGATACGCGAATGTCTGGACAGGCATCTGATCCTGCGCACCAGCTGGGTCTACGGCGTGCACGGGCGCAACTTCGTCAAGACCATGCTGCGTCTGGGCGGCGAGCGCGACGCGCTGGGTGTGGTCAGCGACCAGATGGGTGGTCCGACGGCGGCTGGCAGCATCGCCGAGGTGCTGCTCGAGCTGGCGCGCCGCTATGGCCGGGAGGGCTCGCTGGCCTGGGGCCTCTACCACTACAGCGGCTCGCCGTCGTGCAGCTGGTACGAGTTCGCCGAAGAAATCTTTCGGCAGGCCGGCCGGATCGGGCTGCTTGCGCAGCTGCCGCAGGTCAGCCCGATCGCGACGCTCGACTACCCTACACCCGCGCAGCGGCCGGCCTGGTCAGTGCTTGACTGCAGCCGCTTGGAACAGGCCTTCGGGATAGCCCAGCGCGACTGGCGGCAGGATCTCGCCGACGTCTTGGAGCGCTTGTCCATGGCGTCAGCACGCAGCGCACACGCCTCGCTCGCCTGA
- a CDS encoding AEC family transporter: MVAVQAILPIFALIALGLLIGRRGWLSTEGSSGLASLTFKLFMPAVLFNGIARAELGEGMSPMLLVAYFAPVLLVFVLVNLVAHRLRGRPTALGLTAAYSNNVLVGIPLVSTLLGSESLVFVFAILVFHSLILFSLQSFYVALGSGERVSGAALLKNLANPLIVGLVAGALLNLSGLDLPEPFWRLAGWLAQAALPCALLVLGLSLARYRLRPSPAAFVLSVIKLGLFPLSVWWLSGLLPGLSMEARSVLVLLAACPSGVNVLAFVRHADDTRPVGSAVFLSTVVAAVSLPLWMHLLAG; this comes from the coding sequence ATGGTAGCGGTTCAAGCGATTCTGCCGATCTTCGCCTTGATTGCCCTGGGCCTGCTGATCGGGCGGCGCGGCTGGTTGAGCACGGAGGGGAGTTCCGGCCTCGCGTCGCTGACCTTCAAACTGTTCATGCCGGCCGTGTTGTTCAACGGCATCGCCCGGGCCGAGCTGGGCGAAGGCATGTCGCCGATGCTGCTGGTCGCCTACTTCGCGCCGGTGCTGCTGGTATTCGTCCTGGTCAACCTGGTGGCGCATCGGCTGCGCGGTCGTCCCACGGCGCTCGGCCTCACCGCCGCCTATTCGAACAACGTGCTGGTCGGCATTCCGCTGGTCAGCACGTTGCTGGGCAGCGAAAGCCTGGTTTTCGTGTTCGCCATTCTCGTATTCCACAGCCTGATTCTGTTTTCGCTGCAGAGCTTCTACGTGGCGCTGGGTTCCGGCGAGCGCGTCAGTGGCGCCGCGCTGCTGAAGAATCTGGCCAATCCGCTGATCGTCGGCCTGGTTGCCGGAGCCTTGCTCAACCTGTCGGGGCTCGACCTACCCGAGCCATTCTGGCGCCTGGCGGGCTGGCTGGCCCAGGCGGCGCTACCCTGTGCGCTGCTGGTGCTGGGGCTGAGTCTGGCGCGCTATCGATTGCGGCCAAGTCCGGCGGCGTTCGTGCTGAGCGTGATCAAGCTGGGGCTGTTTCCGCTCTCGGTATGGTGGCTCTCGGGGCTGCTGCCCGGGCTGAGCATGGAGGCGCGCAGCGTGCTGGTGCTACTGGCGGCCTGCCCGAGCGGGGTGAACGTGCTGGCGTTCGTTCGGCATGCCGACGACACCCGGCCGGTCGGCTCGGCGGTGTTTCTCTCGACCGTGGTCGCGGCGGTCAGTCTGCCACTTTGGATGCATCTGCTCGCCGGCTGA
- a CDS encoding VC0807 family protein produces the protein MNDTSTAQTEHQPRPLIDMAVSIVIPSIILMKLSGEHRLGADGALVLALAFPLGWGLWELVRYRKFNWIALLGLVSVLLTGGIGLLQLNTRWLAIKEAAVPGLIGLAVLFSTRTRYPLIRTMLYNPKVINVARVHEQLETKGQTEHFEKRLQRATYWLSGTFFFSSAMNYVLAKWIVHSPAGTEAFNEELGRMTLLSYPMIAIPSMLMMMAIFYYLWRTIHGLTGLSLEEIMHAPHERK, from the coding sequence ATGAACGACACTTCCACCGCCCAGACCGAGCACCAACCTCGCCCGCTGATCGACATGGCGGTCAGCATCGTCATCCCCTCGATCATTCTGATGAAACTCAGCGGCGAGCATCGTCTCGGCGCCGATGGCGCCCTGGTGCTGGCCCTGGCCTTCCCGCTGGGGTGGGGCCTGTGGGAGCTGGTGCGCTATCGCAAGTTCAACTGGATTGCCCTGCTCGGGCTGGTCAGCGTGCTGCTCACCGGCGGCATCGGGCTGTTGCAACTGAATACGCGCTGGCTGGCCATCAAGGAAGCGGCGGTGCCCGGGCTGATCGGGCTCGCGGTCCTGTTCTCCACGCGCACTCGCTATCCGCTGATCCGCACCATGCTCTACAACCCGAAGGTCATCAACGTCGCCAGGGTCCATGAGCAGCTCGAGACCAAGGGGCAGACCGAGCACTTCGAGAAGCGCCTGCAGCGGGCGACCTACTGGCTGAGCGGCACCTTTTTCTTCTCGTCGGCCATGAACTACGTGCTGGCAAAGTGGATCGTGCACAGCCCGGCCGGAACCGAGGCGTTCAACGAAGAACTGGGGCGTATGACGCTGCTCAGCTATCCGATGATCGCCATCCCCAGCATGCTGATGATGATGGCCATCTTCTACTACCTCTGGCGCACCATCCATGGCCTGACCGGGCTATCGCTGGAGGAGATCATGCACGCCCCCCACGAGCGCAAGTAG
- a CDS encoding lysylphosphatidylglycerol synthase transmembrane domain-containing protein has translation MTRRSDVAWTLIGLVAVLLSGYLLYEEVRNISLAELADSLRAIAPMHWLAAACATAGAYFALAWYDRIAMLHLGKRISWWFITLCSFTTYALAHNIGASVFSGAVVRYRAYRSKGLTPQEIGILIVFCSLTFGLGTLSAGGAVLVLKPSVLDRIVEVQPAVAIGIGTLLMGLVGLYIFGAWRQLRPLKLGKWQVEYPRLRVVARQLLAGPLELLCAAAIIYVALPVENNPGYLTVLGVFLASFSLALLSHAPGGLGVLEVTFLAAMPELATADVLAALIVFRVLYLLLPFALAIFVVLGFEIGQWSDRRKPPAG, from the coding sequence ATGACGAGACGAAGCGATGTCGCCTGGACCCTGATCGGGCTCGTGGCGGTACTGCTGTCCGGCTATCTGCTGTACGAAGAGGTTCGCAACATTTCCCTGGCCGAGCTGGCCGACAGCCTGCGAGCCATTGCCCCCATGCACTGGCTGGCGGCCGCCTGCGCCACGGCCGGCGCCTACTTCGCGCTGGCCTGGTACGACCGCATCGCCATGCTCCACCTGGGCAAGCGAATTTCCTGGTGGTTCATCACGCTCTGCTCATTCACCACCTACGCGCTGGCACACAACATCGGTGCTTCGGTGTTTTCCGGTGCCGTGGTCCGCTACCGGGCCTACCGCAGCAAAGGCCTGACACCGCAGGAAATCGGCATCCTGATCGTTTTCTGCTCCTTGACCTTCGGCCTGGGCACGCTGTCGGCCGGCGGCGCGGTACTGGTGCTGAAACCCTCGGTACTTGATCGCATCGTCGAGGTGCAGCCGGCGGTTGCGATCGGCATCGGCACCTTGCTGATGGGGCTCGTCGGGCTCTACATATTCGGTGCCTGGCGCCAGCTGCGCCCCCTCAAGCTGGGCAAGTGGCAGGTGGAGTATCCACGCCTGAGGGTGGTGGCCCGTCAGCTGCTCGCCGGGCCACTCGAGCTGCTCTGCGCCGCAGCGATCATCTACGTGGCATTGCCGGTGGAGAACAATCCGGGTTACCTCACCGTTCTCGGCGTCTTCCTGGCATCGTTCTCGCTGGCCTTGCTATCGCATGCACCCGGCGGGCTCGGCGTGCTGGAGGTAACCTTTCTCGCCGCCATGCCCGAACTGGCCACTGCCGATGTGCTGGCCGCGCTCATCGTCTTCCGTGTGCTCTATCTGTTGCTGCCCTTTGCGCTGGCCATCTTCGTCGTGCTCGGCTTCGAGATAGGTCAGTGGTCCGATCGCCGCAAGCCGCCAGCGGGATGA
- a CDS encoding cytochrome P450, with translation MSEIPREERIEGSLALLSDGNAFIQKRCRRLHSDVFQVRLLLQNTLCISGEEAARLFYDERRFERAGAAPRMLQKTLFGQGGVQGLDDEAHRRRKGMFLQLLGAEQVQALVALFQQQWLTALPRWRAAGQVTLLPAVEELLTRSVCTWAGVPLPEAEVGQRCEQLTALIEGAGGIGARHWHARRSRREAEQWAVGLLASVRRAEASPASALATLAWHREANGQLLPLATAAVELLNLLRPTVAVSRFIVFAALELARHRQWRERLRQDDGMVEPFVQEVRRLHAFFPFTAARVREDFYWRGFRFPKGTRVLLDLYGTNRDERSWADPEAFRPERFVGWEGNAYSFLTQGGGDLAQGHRCPGERPAIELTKAAVRLLSQRMDYRVPEQDLRVDETRMPSRPASGLVISEIVA, from the coding sequence ATGAGCGAAATTCCACGCGAGGAACGAATCGAAGGTTCGCTGGCGTTGCTCAGCGATGGCAACGCCTTCATCCAGAAGCGCTGCCGGCGACTGCACAGTGACGTGTTCCAGGTGCGCCTGCTGCTGCAGAACACGCTGTGCATCAGCGGCGAAGAAGCGGCTCGCCTGTTCTATGACGAGCGTCGCTTCGAGCGCGCCGGCGCGGCTCCGCGGATGTTGCAGAAGACGTTGTTCGGCCAGGGTGGCGTGCAAGGCCTCGATGATGAAGCTCATCGGCGGCGCAAAGGTATGTTTCTCCAGTTGCTCGGGGCCGAGCAGGTGCAGGCGCTGGTTGCGCTGTTCCAGCAGCAGTGGCTGACGGCGCTGCCCCGGTGGCGCGCGGCGGGGCAGGTGACATTGCTTCCGGCTGTCGAGGAATTGCTCACCCGCAGTGTCTGCACCTGGGCGGGCGTGCCGCTGCCGGAAGCGGAGGTAGGGCAACGATGTGAACAACTGACCGCGCTGATCGAGGGTGCCGGCGGCATCGGTGCGAGGCATTGGCACGCGCGCCGCTCTCGGCGTGAGGCTGAACAGTGGGCGGTCGGCTTGCTCGCCTCGGTCCGTCGCGCCGAGGCATCGCCGGCTTCGGCGCTGGCGACGCTGGCCTGGCACCGTGAGGCCAATGGCCAGCTGCTGCCGCTGGCCACGGCCGCGGTCGAGCTTCTGAACCTGCTGCGTCCGACCGTGGCGGTATCGCGCTTCATCGTCTTCGCCGCGCTGGAGCTGGCCCGGCATCGGCAGTGGCGAGAGCGGCTGCGGCAGGACGACGGGATGGTCGAGCCCTTCGTCCAGGAAGTGCGCCGCTTGCACGCCTTTTTCCCGTTTACCGCCGCGCGGGTTCGCGAGGACTTTTACTGGCGTGGGTTCCGTTTTCCCAAGGGCACTCGGGTTCTGCTGGACCTCTACGGCACCAACCGCGACGAGCGCAGTTGGGCCGATCCTGAAGCGTTCCGCCCCGAACGATTCGTTGGCTGGGAGGGCAACGCCTACAGCTTTCTGACCCAGGGTGGCGGGGACCTGGCACAAGGGCATCGCTGCCCGGGTGAGCGGCCGGCGATCGAGCTGACCAAGGCTGCGGTGCGCCTGCTGTCACAGCGGATGGATTACCGGGTGCCCGAACAGGATCTGCGCGTCGACGAGACCCGCATGCCGTCCCGGCCGGCGAGCGGCCTGGTCATCAGCGAGATCGTCGCTTGA
- a CDS encoding hybrid sensor histidine kinase/response regulator has translation MGRFWIVIALFLSLLANADVFAAPASDARLEDEAGQTWRMLIDRSARLSLEEVAVQRPLFQRLDARAFSAPASEQAVWLQVNLPPFAQAHWLWLYAPRMQYVDFYLLNNGQIERHTATGELRPLSSRPLPDRAYLFELPNDGEVRTAYIRLQSSHPMMTWFQVLDEAGLVKQANPAYLFGALFGALALLVIYNLARFAYTRSYSHVWLALTLAAMLCCAVANLGLLATWAPRLVYSQPLIADLSTLAGCVALLGFTIAFFHQRSRPWCNWLLGLLFNLCLALAGAIMLGPWLWNVWLIYGLVALAVFACFGVATYHWRDGYAPARLISIGLALFGSTYLFFLPALLGLEQFKPGLLTGGLFSAAMSCGLLLSLALLERQRQLLADSRTRHTALAVMSAELRTKADFLARVSHEIRTPMNGVLGMSELLLNTSLSAKQRDYVQTIHSAGNELLNLINEILDVSKLESGQIELEEVQFDLSALIEDCLNIFRPKAEQQRIELVSHIHPQLPVIITGDPGRLRQALLSLLENAFRQTEAGDLLLTSSLEHSNGKPRLRISLQDSGKPLESHERNALLNASLDNHELLAASSHGGRLGLVVARQLVQLMGGELGIHSDDAGNAVWISLPLNADDLLHASAEFDRTLQGTRLLVVDDNETCRKVLAQQCTSWGMEVSAVGSGREALALLRTKAHLKDYFDAVLLDQDMPGMNGIQLASKIREDFSLTHDLLLIMLTGMSSAPTKVEARNAGIKRILAKPVAGYTLRTTLAEELAQRHKREERPAPPAPTLPTATEVPIDFRILVAEDNSISTKVIRGMLNKLNLTPDTASNGEQALLAIKEQPYDLVLMDCEMPVMDGFEATRQLREWEASEGRPRTPVVALTAHILSEHRERAREAGMDAHMAKPVELSQLREQVEHWVQFKESRASSETH, from the coding sequence GTGGGGCGGTTCTGGATTGTCATCGCGTTGTTCCTGAGCCTGCTGGCAAACGCGGACGTGTTTGCAGCCCCGGCGTCCGACGCTCGTCTGGAAGATGAGGCCGGGCAGACCTGGCGCATGCTGATCGATCGCTCTGCGCGCCTGTCACTCGAAGAGGTCGCCGTACAGCGCCCGCTGTTCCAGCGACTCGATGCCCGTGCGTTCAGCGCGCCGGCCAGCGAGCAGGCGGTCTGGCTGCAGGTCAACCTGCCCCCCTTTGCCCAAGCCCATTGGCTCTGGCTGTATGCCCCGCGCATGCAGTACGTGGACTTCTACCTACTCAACAACGGCCAGATCGAACGGCACACCGCCACCGGAGAGCTGCGCCCGCTCAGCTCCCGGCCGTTACCCGATCGCGCCTACCTGTTCGAGTTGCCGAACGACGGTGAGGTACGCACGGCTTACATACGCCTGCAGTCGAGCCATCCGATGATGACCTGGTTCCAGGTGCTGGATGAAGCCGGCCTGGTCAAGCAGGCCAATCCGGCCTACCTGTTCGGCGCCCTGTTCGGTGCGCTCGCGCTGCTGGTGATCTATAACCTGGCGCGCTTCGCCTACACCCGCAGCTACAGCCATGTCTGGCTGGCGCTGACCCTCGCCGCGATGCTCTGCTGCGCGGTCGCCAACCTCGGCTTGCTCGCCACCTGGGCACCGCGACTGGTCTACAGCCAGCCGTTGATCGCCGACCTTTCGACGCTGGCCGGCTGCGTCGCCCTGCTCGGTTTCACCATCGCCTTCTTTCATCAGCGCAGCCGACCCTGGTGCAACTGGCTACTGGGCCTGCTGTTCAACCTCTGCCTGGCACTGGCAGGCGCGATCATGCTTGGCCCCTGGCTGTGGAACGTCTGGCTGATCTACGGACTGGTAGCGCTTGCGGTGTTCGCCTGCTTTGGTGTCGCGACCTATCACTGGCGCGATGGCTACGCTCCGGCGCGCCTGATCAGCATCGGACTGGCGCTGTTCGGCAGCACCTATCTGTTCTTCCTGCCCGCGCTGCTGGGGCTGGAGCAGTTCAAGCCAGGCCTTTTGACCGGCGGGTTGTTCAGCGCAGCGATGTCGTGCGGCCTGCTGTTGAGCCTCGCCCTGCTCGAACGCCAGCGCCAACTGCTCGCCGACAGCCGTACTCGCCATACCGCCCTGGCAGTGATGAGTGCCGAGCTGCGCACCAAGGCGGATTTCCTCGCCCGCGTCAGTCACGAGATCCGCACGCCGATGAACGGCGTACTCGGCATGAGCGAACTGCTGCTCAACACTTCGCTCTCGGCCAAGCAGCGCGACTACGTGCAAACCATCCATAGCGCCGGCAACGAGCTGCTGAATCTGATCAACGAGATCCTCGACGTCTCCAAACTGGAGAGCGGCCAGATCGAGCTGGAAGAGGTCCAGTTCGACCTCAGCGCGCTGATCGAGGACTGCCTGAACATCTTCCGGCCCAAGGCCGAACAGCAGCGAATCGAACTGGTCAGCCATATCCATCCGCAGTTGCCGGTGATCATCACCGGTGACCCCGGAAGGCTGCGCCAGGCGCTGCTCAGCTTGCTGGAGAACGCGTTCCGCCAGACCGAGGCAGGCGATCTGCTGCTGACCTCCTCGCTGGAGCATTCCAATGGCAAGCCCAGGCTGCGCATCAGCCTGCAGGACAGCGGTAAGCCGCTGGAAAGCCATGAGCGCAACGCCCTGCTCAACGCGTCCCTGGACAATCACGAGCTGCTTGCAGCCTCCAGCCATGGCGGCCGGCTCGGCCTGGTGGTAGCGCGCCAGCTGGTGCAACTGATGGGTGGCGAGCTGGGCATCCACAGCGACGACGCCGGCAATGCCGTGTGGATCAGCCTGCCGCTGAACGCCGACGACCTGCTGCATGCCTCCGCCGAATTCGACCGCACTCTGCAGGGCACCCGCTTGCTGGTGGTCGATGACAACGAGACCTGCCGCAAGGTCCTGGCGCAGCAATGCACCAGCTGGGGCATGGAGGTCAGTGCCGTGGGGTCCGGGCGGGAAGCCTTGGCCCTGCTACGCACCAAGGCGCATCTGAAGGATTACTTCGATGCGGTGCTGCTCGACCAGGACATGCCAGGCATGAACGGCATCCAGCTGGCGAGCAAGATCCGCGAGGATTTCAGCCTGACCCATGACCTGTTGCTGATCATGCTCACCGGCATGAGCAGCGCGCCGACCAAGGTCGAGGCGCGCAATGCCGGGATCAAGCGGATCCTGGCCAAGCCGGTGGCCGGCTACACCCTGCGCACGACCCTTGCCGAAGAGCTTGCCCAACGCCACAAACGCGAGGAGCGCCCGGCGCCGCCCGCACCGACCCTGCCGACAGCCACCGAAGTACCGATCGATTTCCGCATCCTGGTCGCCGAGGACAACAGCATTTCGACCAAGGTCATCCGCGGCATGCTCAACAAGCTGAACCTGACGCCCGACACAGCCAGCAATGGCGAACAGGCGCTGCTGGCGATCAAGGAGCAACCCTACGACCTGGTGCTGATGGATTGCGAAATGCCGGTCATGGATGGCTTCGAGGCCACCCGCCAACTGCGCGAGTGGGAAGCCAGCGAGGGGCGCCCACGCACGCCAGTGGTGGCGCTGACCGCGCATATTCTCAGCGAGCATCGGGAGCGCGCCCGGGAAGCCGGCATGGATGCGCACATGGCCAAGCCCGTCGAGCTCTCGCAGCTGCGCGAGCAGGTGGAGCACTGGGTGCAGTTCAAGGAGTCACGCGCCTCGTCCGAGACGCACTGA
- the purD gene encoding phosphoribosylamine--glycine ligase encodes MNVLIIGSGGREHALAWKVAQDPRVEKVFVAPGNAGTALEAKCENVAIDVLAIEQLADFAATNVQLTIVGPEAPLVKGVVDLFRSRGLSIFGPTAGAAQLEGSKAFTKDFLARHDIPTAAYQNFTEVEPALAYLRERGAPIVIKADGLAAGKGVIVAMTLAEAEEAVRDMLSGNAFGDAGARVVIEEFLDGEEASFIVMVDGENVLPMATSQDHKRVGDGDTGPNTGGMGAYSPAPVVTPAVHQRVMDEIIYPTVRGMAAEGNVYTGFLYAGLMIDKSGAPKVIEFNCRFGDPETQPIMCRLESSLILLIEAAQAKALNKVEATWDPRPTLGVVLAAGGYPGDYAKGDVIDGLDEAAALDGKVFHAGTALDAEGRVVTAGGRVLCATAIGESVEQAQQQAYRLAEKIRWNGMFYRKDIGYRAIARERSDR; translated from the coding sequence ATGAACGTATTGATCATCGGCAGCGGTGGCCGCGAGCACGCCCTGGCCTGGAAGGTGGCGCAGGATCCCCGCGTCGAAAAGGTTTTCGTCGCCCCGGGCAACGCCGGCACGGCGCTGGAAGCCAAGTGCGAGAATGTCGCCATCGACGTGCTGGCCATCGAGCAGCTGGCCGATTTCGCCGCGACCAATGTCCAGCTCACCATCGTCGGCCCCGAGGCACCGCTGGTCAAAGGCGTAGTCGACCTGTTCCGCAGTCGCGGCCTGTCGATCTTCGGCCCCACCGCGGGAGCCGCCCAACTGGAAGGCTCCAAGGCTTTCACCAAGGACTTCCTCGCACGCCACGACATCCCCACCGCGGCCTATCAGAACTTCACCGAAGTCGAACCCGCACTCGCCTATCTGCGTGAACGCGGTGCACCGATCGTCATCAAGGCCGATGGCCTGGCCGCGGGCAAGGGCGTGATCGTCGCCATGACGCTGGCCGAAGCCGAGGAGGCGGTACGCGACATGCTCTCGGGCAACGCCTTTGGCGACGCCGGCGCGCGCGTGGTGATCGAGGAATTCCTCGACGGCGAGGAAGCCAGCTTCATTGTCATGGTCGACGGCGAGAACGTGCTGCCGATGGCGACGAGCCAGGACCACAAGCGTGTGGGCGATGGCGATACCGGCCCGAACACCGGGGGCATGGGCGCCTATTCGCCAGCCCCGGTGGTCACGCCCGCAGTGCACCAGCGCGTGATGGACGAGATCATCTACCCGACCGTGCGCGGCATGGCCGCCGAAGGCAACGTCTACACCGGGTTCCTCTATGCCGGTCTGATGATCGACAAGTCGGGCGCACCGAAGGTCATCGAGTTCAACTGCCGCTTCGGCGATCCGGAAACCCAACCGATCATGTGCCGGCTGGAGTCGTCGCTGATCCTGCTGATCGAGGCCGCCCAGGCCAAGGCGCTGAACAAGGTCGAAGCGACCTGGGACCCGCGCCCGACCCTGGGTGTCGTGCTGGCAGCCGGCGGTTATCCGGGCGACTACGCCAAGGGCGACGTGATCGACGGGCTCGACGAGGCGGCAGCGCTGGACGGCAAGGTATTCCATGCCGGCACCGCGCTCGACGCCGAAGGCCGGGTGGTGACGGCCGGCGGTCGGGTCCTGTGCGCCACGGCGATCGGCGAAAGCGTCGAACAGGCCCAGCAGCAGGCCTATCGCCTGGCTGAAAAGATCCGCTGGAACGGGATGTTCTATCGCAAGGACATCGGCTATCGCGCCATTGCGCGTGAGCGGTCCGACCGCTGA